The stretch of DNA GGTAATTAATTTTTTATCTTCACTCTCTAGTTATGTCAGACTCAATCATTTTATGCAGCTAGAACCAAAAAAAATAAAATTGTTTTCTGGCAAGCTTCCTCATTCGATACAAAGCAAGGAAGCATAAAATCGGGAAGATTAGTTCAAAAAGGTGACCAGATTTTTTTTATTTTCTCTTTCCTTTAAAATAAACTTAAATCACATCCAATTTATCTATTAATATACGCATCATTAACCAATAACTTTTTAATTAGAGTTGAAATTCAGATAAAACCGTGTCTTGGATTACAGTAAGGATGACCAAAGCTCGCTGGGAGGCAGAGTTAATGCAACAAATTTTAGCAGCCTATGATATTCCCAGTCGTGTTATTGATATCGGTGTAGGTATATACTTCGGACAGGGAAGTCAAGCAGCTTTACAAGTTCATACTAAAAATCAATGGACAGCCTTGCTATTATTGAGTTCCCCTGAAGATCATTAAAAAGCTTAATTGAGAAAATAGTCTTAAGAATATGTCTTTATTTGATTGGTTTGCCAACATTAGAAAAACAGAACCCGCAATTCAAACTAAAAAAGAACGGGAAATTGCTGACGGACTTTGGACAAAATGCCAAAAATGTGCCACTGTTGCCTATACTAAGGATTTCAAAGCAAATCAGTTAGTTTGTAGCGAGTGTGGATATCATTCGATGGTTGATAGTGACGAACGCATTCGCCAGTTAATTGATACTAATACGTGGAAACCTCTAGCTGAAGAAATTAGCCCTACCGATCCGTTAGGATTTAAAGATCGTAAACCTTATCGCGATCGCATTACTGAATATCAGAAAAAAACTGGTTTAACTGATGCGGTAAAAATCGGTACTGGTTTACTAGATGGCTTACCTGTTGCTTTAGGAGTGATGGATTTCCGTTTTATGGGCGGTAGTATGGGTTCTGTAGTGGGGGAAAAACTTTGCCGTTTGATCGAACACGCTACAGCAGAACGTTTTCCTGTCATCATTGTTTGTGCTTCTGGTGGCGCAAGAATGCAAGAAGGAATGTTGAGTCTAATGCAGATGGCAAAAATTTCTGGCGCACTTCATCTTCATCAAGAAGCTAATTTATTATATATTCCTGTTTTAACTCATCCTACTACTGGTGGTGTGACTGCTTCTTTTGCTATGTTAGGTGATTTAATTATCGCCGAACCTAAAGCAACGATCGCTTTTGCAGGAAGAAGAGTTATTGAACAAACTATTAGAGAAAAATTACCTGAAGGATTTCAAACTTCTGAATATTTATTACAACATGGTTTTATTGATGCGATCGTTCCTCGTACTCAATTGAAAAGAACTTTGGCACAATTAATTA from Stanieria cyanosphaera PCC 7437 encodes:
- the accD gene encoding acetyl-CoA carboxylase, carboxyltransferase subunit beta, with translation MSLFDWFANIRKTEPAIQTKKEREIADGLWTKCQKCATVAYTKDFKANQLVCSECGYHSMVDSDERIRQLIDTNTWKPLAEEISPTDPLGFKDRKPYRDRITEYQKKTGLTDAVKIGTGLLDGLPVALGVMDFRFMGGSMGSVVGEKLCRLIEHATAERFPVIIVCASGGARMQEGMLSLMQMAKISGALHLHQEANLLYIPVLTHPTTGGVTASFAMLGDLIIAEPKATIAFAGRRVIEQTIREKLPEGFQTSEYLLQHGFIDAIVPRTQLKRTLAQLISLHQPFYPLMSHLEYTNNDNHRAMHQAI